In Aquila chrysaetos chrysaetos chromosome 2, bAquChr1.4, whole genome shotgun sequence, the following are encoded in one genomic region:
- the NOXRED1 gene encoding LOW QUALITY PROTEIN: NADP-dependent oxidoreductase domain-containing protein 1 (The sequence of the model RefSeq protein was modified relative to this genomic sequence to represent the inferred CDS: inserted 1 base in 1 codon; deleted 1 base in 1 codon; substituted 1 base at 1 genomic stop codon), which produces MWDITEPFESSQADEAAEGEALMYLTRRRKGLAVNACAHAIFCKLPHDVRHSRTEKGLPTSLGDSHGPKVGIIGKDHLGKQPARAFLMLAGLCAPSICVSTRCPESLPDLQKQGLACFYDNTQLVAWVDVAFLCCLLSHVPSICSVVRPAIQKHCVVYSLVTAVPLLRLKQLLCYSATVRPRPPAAGQEPLCGRGAKGTVPAALREPGAAAPAACPCRSRGKRKIRVNAEWLVAIFCAALNSSTRQSLPHQKALKLLSDLCVPEHCPICAEQKTSCPRFVCKSFASKGFASSRGVSKGTFPCFDLTAAQLREPPFSQLLEKSEPVQRHLALLXQAPFGDWPTKQCGLISTKTSLTSAVVEPGVMLDDKXSILQAATDIFSEIPEETADHDSKSL; this is translated from the exons ATGTGGGACATTACAGAGCCTTTCGAGTCCTCTCAGgctgatgaagcagcagaaggtGAGGCCTTGATGTATCTGACAAGGCGCCGCAAGGGGCTGGCAGTGAACGCATGTGCCCATGCCATCTTCTGCAAACTTCCCCACGACGTCAG gcACAGCAGGACTGAGAAGGGTTTGCCAACTTCCTTGGGGGACAGCCATGGCCCGAAGGTTGGGATTATTGGCAAGGACCACCTTGGGAAGCAGCCGGCCCGAGCATTCCTGATGCTG GCTGGACTCTGTGCACCCAGTATCTGTGTTTCCACCAGGTGCCCTGAGAGCCTGC CAGACCTGCAGAAGCAGGGGCTCGCGTGCTTTTATGACAACACTCAGCTGGTGGCCTGGGTGGATGTTGCGttcctctgctgcctcctgtCACATGTGCCATCCATCTGCTCCGTCGTTCGGCCTGCCATCCAGAAACACTGCGTTGTGTACAGCCTCGTCACCGCTGTCCCTCTCCTCA GGTTGAAGCAACTCCTTTGCTACAGTGCCACCGTGAGGCCGCGGCCCCCGGCCGCGGGCCAGGAGCCGCTCTGTGGGCGGGGGGCGAAAGGGACGGTCCCAGCGGCGCTGCGAGAGCCTGGTGCTGCTGCGCCGGCAGCGTGCCCCTGCCGTTCCCGAGGGAAAA GGAAAATAAGAGTCAATGCTGAATGGCTGGTGGCCATTTTCTGTGCAGCCCTGAACAGCAGCACGCGGCAGAGCCTGCCTCACCAGAAGGCACTGAAATTACTCAGTGACCTCTGTGTTCCTGAACACTGCCCCAtctgtgcagagcagaaaacTTCCTGCCCACGGTTTGTGTGCAAGAGTTTTGCCAGCAAAGGTTTTGCCTCTTCAAGAGGGGTAAGTAAAGG AACCTTCCCCTGCTTTGACCTGACAGCTGCACAACTGAGAGAGCCTCCCTTTAGCCAGCTGCTAGAAAAGAGTGAGCCTGTCCAGCGCCATCTTGCTCTACTATAGCAGGCACCCTTTGGAGACTGGCCTACAAAGCAATGTGGGCTGATCAGCACCAAGACATCTCTTACTTCAGCTGTAGTGGAGCCTGGTGTGATGTTGGATGACA CCTCCATCCTCCAAGCTGCTACTGacattttctcagaaattcCAGAGGAAACTGCTGACCATGATTCTAAATCCTTGTAA